A region of the Acidobacteriota bacterium genome:
AAAGACCTCCCACAATGGCGATCAACGCCACCGCCGTTGCAGCGATGGCGCGAATCGGAATTGGTGATCCGACTCCGTGGTCGTGTGTTGCATCCCCCATTTTGTGTCTCCGAATGATTTACCGCGGCAGCCTAGCACAGGCGCCCTTCCAGGAAGGCCGGAAAAGACAGGGTGATAAAATGAATACTGGTGTCGGTTCACAACTTGGAGCGGCTGAATCGGGACTCGGTGACCAACAGTGCTGAGAGGTGGATGTGGCCAGGAAGACCCCGAGAGGAAAATCTGGAAAGGGCGCGCAGGGAGCGGCCGAGAACGTTCACCGGATGCCGTCAAGCGGCCGCCGGAGAACCACCCCCGCCGAGGACCCCCTCGCATTTCCGAATGTCCCGACGATCGTTACCAACGCGAGCCGCGCAGCAGTCGCGGTCAGCAGCGATAATGTGATCGAACACTGGAATGACGCCGCCATCGAGCTCTTCGGCTTCACTGCCGACGAGGCCATCGGTCGCAATCTGCAGACGGTCATTCAGGCCCGCGACGTGTTTGGAAACCGGCTGGCGAACGATCATGGCGCTTTCCACGAAATGGTCCGCATCGGCGAATCTCCGCAGAGCTTCGAGCTCGCGATCATCACCGCCACCGGCAAGATGATCCGGGTCGCGGTCTCCGTCGTCGTGGTCCTCGGCCCTCAGCCTGCTGAGTATTCCCTGATCTATCTCATGACGCCGATGCATCGAAGGCGGCGAGCTGACGAGGCCATCGACCGGATCCTCGCCCAGGTCAACCTGCCAGGTGTGACCACGCCTGGTGCGCCGATCGCGACCGGGGCCAACCAGCGCGGCACCATCAAAAAGCCCCATCTCACGCGCAGGCAACTCGAGGTGTTGTTGCTGCTTGCCGAGGGAAAACGATCGAGCGAGATCGCGGCCGAGCTCAACATCAGCGTGCACACGGTGCGGACCCACATCCAAGGGATCCTCCGAACACTCGGTGCGGCAAACCGCCTCGAGGCCGTTTCGCGCGCCCTTCACGAGCGGATCATCTGAAGGTGACAGCGGTCATCCCGAGTATCACGACGCCGGATTCGGCGTTGACCCATGGAATGACGGTTGCCCAATCAACGCGCTCTGGCGGGCCCTGAAGGACCCGCCTACGCGAGGAAGGCCTTTGTAGGCGGGTCGTTCACGGCCCGCCAACGCGCGCGACCAACCTCTGGAGGTGGGTCGTTTTCGGCCTGCCGACGAAGCGAATCATTGGGGGCGAGCGAAGCGAGTCGGAGGGTCCTCGCCGGAGGCGACTACACCCACGCATCGCGAATCCCGCCAACACGCCGACGTGTTGCCTTCATCGACCGGCCGGCGTCAACTTAGCGGATGCTCTTCGGGGCGCTCACGTCCAGGTCCTTGTCGGACGCACTCACCGACAGTGGAATCGGCTTCCCGCCCGACTCCGGGGGTGATTCGAAGCGCAACGCGTAACTCCCGTCGAGCATTCGTCCGAAACGGTCTGCAGCACTCGGTAGCTGCGCTCTCCCCTGCACCAGGAACAGGCCGCCCCCGGAAGTGATGGTCAACTGTTTGAGGTTCTTGCGCGTGCGGTTGCTGAACTCTTCGTCCCAGAGGGCGATAACCAATATCGGAACGCCCGCGCTCGCTGCCGCGTCGGCCGCATGATTCCATTCCTCTTTTGTCGGCTCGCTCCGGCCGTCGGTCAGGACGATCAAAAAGGTGCGACCGCGTTGACCCGTGAAAGTCTCCAGAGCGGCGACGATGAGCAGGGCCACGTTCTCGCCTACCGGCGCCCCGTGCATGCGGGCCGACGATCCAGCCTCGGCACCCCACTCGCCAACGCCGGACGAAGTCGCCACGAAGAAGCGTCCGCGACCACCACCGGCGCGGTCCGCCAGTGGAGCCAACGAACCACGCGATGCCGACCACCCACCCGCGTCCCCCGACATGACGTCGATCGCAAACCCCAGCAGGAGGGGCGCGTCGTCGGGACCACCGAGGCTCACGATCGACGCATCTGCTCCGCCGAGCCGCAGCCGGAGATCGTTTTCGTCGAGGTCTCGAACCGCCTCTCTCCCCCGCGTTACGATCACCGACACATCTCTCGTTTCCGGTGCGGCGCCGTCCCACTCATCGAGACGCGCCGCCACCTCCGCGGACACCGGAGCGGAGACCTCGGCGCTGGGAGCGACCACGGACGGAGCCGACATTTCCGGCTCCGGTGCACGTGGGGGCGGTTCCGAACGGAGCGGCTCGACGAGCGGCGGCTCGGCCTCGGCCGGTTCCTCGTCCGCCGGCAATGGTTCATCACCTACCGGCACGGCCGTTTCCTCCGATTCCGGCGTGGACTTCACTGAATCCGCTCCGACCGTGTCAGGCTTCGCCACAGCGACCGCCTCTTCCGCAGCGGTCGCGGCCGCGATCACCTGAGCCTCGTCGCCCGGCTCCGGTTCACGAACCTCGGGCTGACGTTCGGGAGCCGTGTCCACTTCCAAGGTCTCCGGCGGCTCTTCAATTTGCGTCGGTACGTCCGGACCGGGCACCGATTCGAGAGCGGTCTCGGGCACAGGAGAGGGTGTATCGGGAGACGTCGGAGGCTCGGACATCGGGCTCGATCGGGGTGCTGGCGAGACCTGGCTGCCGGGCTTCGGTGCCGCCAGCACCGAAGCAACCGCCACCTCGGGCGCAACAGTCTTTTCGGGCGCCCGCGTCGGTTCGGCTTCGATCCGAGACGGAGGCTCGGTTGCCACGACGGTAGATCCAGCGGAAGAAAGATCCGGGATCCTGACCTTTCCGACCCAGAGGCCCGTGTCCTCGCGCCTCGGGTCTTCGATGCCGACACGAAGATCGTACTCGCCGGGTGGCCACACAACATTGAAGCGCACCGATCCGTCGGTTTCGAGCCTGACCGCTCGCATCGGGCTGCCGGAGCTCACCGCGCCGCCGTCGAGCTCGATGCGGACGATCACGTTGTCGCCAAGTCTTCCCCTGTCCTCGGGAGAAACCTGAATCACGACTTCGACATCCGTCTTGCCCTCGATGCTTCGCAGCGGCTCCAGCTCGACTCTCATGGCAACCGGCGGATTGGCTGCGACGCTCACAAGCGCGGCCAGAAGCGATCCCAACACCCATGAGTTCCTTGTCTTCACGGATCTCTCCCGCCGCGATTGTCGCACGAATCCGCCAGCGCCCAACGGTCAGCCCGAGGAGTGGAGAGCGAAGAGCGCCCCCTGAGGATCGAGACACTGGGCGATGAGATCACCTCCAGGTACCTCCATGGGCCCGTTGACCACCTGACCTCCGAGCTCCTTGACCTTGGCCACCAGTGCGTTCACGTCGTCGACCTTGATGTAATACAGCCACATTGGCGGGCCCGGCATTTCGACGGGCTTATTGAACATGCCCCCGAGGGGGGCCTCGCCGCGGCCGTAGATCTGGTAGATCCCAGCCTCGCCCATGTCCATCGCCTCCTGCGGCGACCAACCGAACAGCTCCGAGTAGAACGCGAACGCCCCCTTGTAATCAGAGGTTGCCAGCTCGTTCCAAGAAAACTGACCGACCTGCTGCTCTTCAGGCTCAGCCTGACTGTCCTCACCTGCAGAGTGGTAGATCGCAAAGGCCGCACCTTGCGGATCCGACAGGATGGCGAATGAACCGGCGCCCGGGATGTCGGTCGGCTCGTGCAACACCTGCCCGCCGGCATCAGTTGCCGCCTTGACTGTCGCCGCGACGTCATCCACCGCCACGTAGGCCATCCAATGTGGCGGTACGCCG
Encoded here:
- a CDS encoding LuxR C-terminal-related transcriptional regulator encodes the protein MARKTPRGKSGKGAQGAAENVHRMPSSGRRRTTPAEDPLAFPNVPTIVTNASRAAVAVSSDNVIEHWNDAAIELFGFTADEAIGRNLQTVIQARDVFGNRLANDHGAFHEMVRIGESPQSFELAIITATGKMIRVAVSVVVVLGPQPAEYSLIYLMTPMHRRRRADEAIDRILAQVNLPGVTTPGAPIATGANQRGTIKKPHLTRRQLEVLLLLAEGKRSSEIAAELNISVHTVRTHIQGILRTLGAANRLEAVSRALHERII
- a CDS encoding VOC family protein; the protein is MASDNRGRFVWYDLMTNDPGAAEDFYGQLIGWGTQKWEEGDKPYTMWTNHDTPLGGIMDLPDELRQAGVPPHWMAYVAVDDVAATVKAATDAGGQVLHEPTDIPGAGSFAILSDPQGAAFAIYHSAGEDSQAEPEEQQVGQFSWNELATSDYKGAFAFYSELFGWSPQEAMDMGEAGIYQIYGRGEAPLGGMFNKPVEMPGPPMWLYYIKVDDVNALVAKVKELGGQVVNGPMEVPGGDLIAQCLDPQGALFALHSSG